The Trinickia caryophylli genomic sequence AAGCTCGTCATGCCGCCGATACCCGTCAGCAGCACGAGCCCGATTGCGACGATCGAATAAAGGCCGATGTAGTTCGCAAGGGTGATCCAGTATTCGGGCACGCGCAGCGCGCCTGGCAGCACCGGCAGCAGGAAGATGACGACGAGGAAAAGCCGGAACGGCGTGACGACGGAGAAAAAGCGTTTCATGTGCTCACTCCGCTTCTTCTTCGACGTGGCCGCTCGTGAGGCTGCGCCAGAGCAGGACGGGAATGATCAGCGTAAAGACGATCACTTCCTTGTAGGCGCTCGCCCAGAACGACGAATACGATTCGAGCAGACCGACGAGCAGCGAGCCCGCCGCGGCGAGCGGATAGCTGACGAGGCCGCCGACGATCGCGCCAACGAAGCCCTTGAGGCCGATCAAGAACCCCGAGTCGTAATAGATCGTCGTAATCGGCGCCACGAGCACGCCGGACAGCACGCCCAGCCCGGCCGCCAGCGTGAAGGCGAGCCGCCCCGCCTGCGCCGTCCCGATGCCGACGAGCCGGGCGCCGAGGCGGTTGATCGACGTCGCGCGCAACGCCTTGCCCGAGATCGACCGGCCGAAATAAACATACAGCGCGACGATCAGCGCGAGGGCTGTGAGAACGACCCAGATGCTTTGCCCTGTGACCGACAGGCTCCCCACGGCGAACGTCGCATCGGAAAACGGCGCGGTGCGCGAGCCCTCGGCGCCGAACATGAGAAGCCCGAGCCCCACCATCGCGAAATGGACGGCCACCGCGACGATCAGCAGCAGCAACGTCGAAGCTTCCGCAATCGGCTCATAGGCGAGCCGATAAACGAGCGGCCCCATGGGCACGACGATCAGCAGCGTCAATGCGATCTGCGCGATCATCGGCAATGCCATCGTGCTCGCCTTGGTGCTCAGCAGATAGACCGCAGCCGGCAACAGCAAATAGCGCCCCGCGCCGAGTGCGATCGTGCGCGAAAGCTGCCGCCGCCGTTCGGCATGGCGTATGACGCCCAACATCTCGACGACGAAACAGGCGGCGCCCAGCGCAAGCAACAGCCTCGACGTGGGCGGCACCTTGTTCGACTGCAGCATCGCCAGCGTCAACGCGCCATACGAGACGAATTCGCCTTGCGGAATGAAGATGACGCGCGTCACCGAAAAGACGAGCACGAGCGCCAGCGCGAGCAGTGCGTAAACGGCGCCTGTGGTGATCCCGTCCTGCGCCAGGATTGCGGCGATCGATAAATCCATGCTTCGTTGTTG encodes the following:
- a CDS encoding branched-chain amino acid ABC transporter permease — protein: MDLSIAAILAQDGITTGAVYALLALALVLVFSVTRVIFIPQGEFVSYGALTLAMLQSNKVPPTSRLLLALGAACFVVEMLGVIRHAERRRQLSRTIALGAGRYLLLPAAVYLLSTKASTMALPMIAQIALTLLIVVPMGPLVYRLAYEPIAEASTLLLLIVAVAVHFAMVGLGLLMFGAEGSRTAPFSDATFAVGSLSVTGQSIWVVLTALALIVALYVYFGRSISGKALRATSINRLGARLVGIGTAQAGRLAFTLAAGLGVLSGVLVAPITTIYYDSGFLIGLKGFVGAIVGGLVSYPLAAAGSLLVGLLESYSSFWASAYKEVIVFTLIIPVLLWRSLTSGHVEEEAE